In Bacteroidales bacterium, a genomic segment contains:
- a CDS encoding phosphatase PAP2 family protein has product MLKQLIEFDHRFFEVINSLHNPFFDEIMYWASYKYTWIPLYAIIIYFIFRQYKRQGLIIVIGIVLTLILCDQLSVLIKDYFMRLRPSHNAIYATIIHLNHGIKGGTYGFVSSHAANTSGFATFLIFFPIFRKKIIIVLLIFWVLLISYSRIYNGLHYPADVIGGIFLGFFVGIGITYATKIVILKNKKYKLKN; this is encoded by the coding sequence ATGTTAAAACAACTGATTGAATTCGATCATCGATTTTTTGAGGTCATCAATTCGCTGCATAACCCTTTTTTTGACGAAATTATGTACTGGGCAAGTTATAAATACACATGGATACCGCTCTATGCTATTATCATTTATTTTATTTTTCGTCAGTACAAAAGACAAGGCTTGATTATTGTAATTGGAATCGTTCTTACGCTTATTCTCTGCGATCAATTATCGGTTTTAATAAAAGATTACTTTATGCGTTTACGTCCATCGCATAATGCTATATATGCTACCATCATACATTTAAATCATGGTATAAAGGGAGGAACTTATGGTTTTGTATCGTCGCATGCCGCCAATACAAGTGGTTTTGCAACTTTTTTAATTTTTTTTCCCATTTTTCGCAAAAAAATCATTATCGTTTTACTAATTTTTTGGGTACTTTTAATTTCATATAGTCGAATTTACAATGGCTTACACTACCCTGCCGATGTCATAGGTGGAATATTTTTAGGATTTTTTGTGGGAATTGGTATCACGTATGCAACAAAAATTGTAATTTTGAAAAATAAAAAGTATAAACTAAAAAATTAA
- a CDS encoding phosphatase PAP2 family protein, with amino-acid sequence MFKFLVHLIFIHLVFIHSFSQNTDIKLLKKINLNRNQKLDNTFRFVTNTRGFISSGVIAGMATYAWVKKDSTTFRKSLTVASSLLVTATITTILKYSVNRERPYITYPEIEKLSSGGSASFPSGHTSEAFSTATALSIEYPKWYIITPAIAWATAVGYSRMHLGVHYPSDVLARALIGSGSAFLCHWLNQKIQFKKKHVKTTD; translated from the coding sequence ATGTTTAAATTTCTTGTTCATTTAATTTTTATTCATTTAGTATTCATCCACTCATTCTCACAAAATACAGATATTAAATTACTTAAAAAGATTAACTTAAATAGAAATCAAAAACTCGACAATACTTTTCGATTTGTAACCAATACCAGAGGCTTTATTTCAAGTGGCGTCATTGCAGGTATGGCTACTTATGCTTGGGTTAAAAAAGATAGTACCACATTTCGTAAAAGCTTAACTGTAGCTTCGAGCCTTCTTGTAACAGCTACCATTACAACAATTTTAAAATACAGTGTCAATAGAGAACGTCCTTATATTACTTATCCCGAGATAGAAAAATTATCATCCGGTGGAAGTGCATCGTTCCCATCGGGACATACTTCCGAAGCCTTTAGCACTGCCACTGCTTTATCAATCGAATATCCCAAGTGGTATATCATAACTCCAGCTATAGCATGGGCAACCGCTGTGGGATACTCACGCATGCATTTAGGAGTTCACTACCCAAGCGATGTGCTAGCTAGAGCTTTAATAGGCAGTGGTTCTGCTTTTCTCTGCCATTGGTTAAATCAAAAAATTCAATTCAAAAAGAAACATGTTAAAACAACTGATTGA